The Dongia rigui genome includes the window CTTAAGGGTATAATTGCGCCGGAAAGTTGGCAAATAGTGAATCCCTTGGCTGAGATCAATCCTTCGCGACCCGGTTGGCACATCATGGTGTTGAGCGCGCTGGCGCTCTGCACGTTCCTCCAGCCAGCCATGGCCGGGGATTCGGCGCGGACCGAGCAGACCGATGTGCGGCTGATGTCGGCCGTCACCGCAACGGGCGATCTCAAGAATGTACCGCTCGGTGTCTCCATCGCCATGAAGCCGGGCTGGAAGACCTATTGGCGCAGCCCCGGCGATGCGGGCTTTGCCCCCAGCATCGACATTTCGGGATCGACGAATGTGGCGGCCCTCGGCATCGCCTATCCCGTGCCGCACCGCTTCGAACTCTTTGGCCTGCAGACCTTCGGCTATGGCGAAGAGGTTGTCTTCCCCTTGACGCTGACGGTGGCGAACCCGGGCGCGCCGGTGAGCCTCCATGCCAGGCTGCGCTATCTGGTCTGCGAGCAGGTCTGCATCCCTTATGAGCATGATCTCTCCCTCGACCTGCCGGCTGGTCCCGCGCAGGTGAGCAATGACGCCGCCCTCATCAGCCGTTTCCAGGCGCTGGTGCCGGATGCCGGCGCACGCGCACGCTTCGCCTTGACCGGCCTCACCGTTGCTGGCGAAACACTCTCCGTCACGCTCCGCTCCGATGGATTGCCGTTCGCCAAACCCGACGCCGTTGTCGAGGCGCCAAGCGGGCTCTATTTCGACAAGCCGAAGGTCGAGTTGCTGGGCGATGGCCACGAGGCCAGGCTGTCGCTGCCCATCCAGCGCGATCCCGGCGGGCCGGATCCGGCAAGCACGGCACTGACCCTCACCGTCTTCGACGGCATGCGCGCGCTGGAGCAGAAGATCGTGCCGGCGTTGTTCGCGGCACCAGCCGGCGGCGTTCAGGCAACCCAGCCTGCCACCAATTTAGGGCCGATGCTGCTGGTGGCCTTGCTCGGCGGCCTCATCCTCAACGTCATGCCCTGCGTTCTGCCGGTGTTGCTGCTGAAGCTCAGCCATGTGCTGGAATCCGCCGGTGCCGCGCGCAATCACTTGCGCGCCAGCTTCGTTGCCAGTGCCGCCGGCATCGTCACGGCCTTTGGCGTGCTGGCCGGCATTCTCATCGCCATCAAGGCCGGTGGCGCCACGATCGGCTGGGGCATCCAGTTCCAGCAACCGCTATTCCTTGGCGCGCTTGCCCTGCTGTGCCTCGTTCTTGCCGCCAACACCTGGGGCTGGTTCCAGATTCAGGTGCCGGCCATTGCCGGTGCGCTTGGCAATCTCACGGACCGGGCAGAGCCCAGGCGGCCGTTGTTGGCGAGTTTCCTTTCCGGCGTGCTGGCGACGATCCTTGCCACGCCTTGCTCGGCGCCCTTCGTCGGCACGGCCGTCGGTTTTGCGCTGGCGCGGGGACCGCAGGAGATCGCGCTGATCTTCATCGCCCTGGGAACCGGCCTTGCCCTTCCCTATCTCGCCATTGCCGCCATGCCGGGCCTGGTTGCCTGGCTGCCGCGCCCAGGTGCCTGGATGCTGTGGCTGAAGCGGGCACTCGGCCTCTCTCTCGCCGCAACCGGCCTGTGGCTCGGCTTCATCCTGGCGCAGCAGACCGGCTTGCTTGCCGCGACGCAACGGGCCGACGGCATCGCCTGGACCAAGTTCGATGCCGCCGCCATTCCCGGCCTCGTCGCCGAGGGCAAGGTCGTCTTCGTCGATGTCACCGCGGAATGGTGCCTGACCTGCAAGGCCAACAAGGAATTCGTGCTCACCAAGGCGCCGGTTGCGGGTGCCTTGGGTGAAACCATGCCGATGCTCGCCGACTGGACCAGGCCGAATCCGGCCATCAGCGCCTATCTGGCCGAATTCGGCCGCTTCGGCATTCCCATGAATGTTGTCTATGGCCCCAAGGCACCGCAGGGCATTCTGCTGCCCGAATTGCTGTCCAGTGACGATGTCATGACGGCCCTCAAACAGGCCAAATAACCGCAACTTTCGGCTTGGCTTTGCGTGCTTGGCAATGGGCGCCCGGCAGGCCTATATCTAGACGCGTATCGGCCTGCGCCGGCTATTGCCATGACGATGGTCACGCAGGCTTGGAAATCTGGGAAAGGACGCACTCATGACGATCAAGATTGGCGACAAGATCCCCGCGGTCTCGCTGAAGACCATGGACAAGGACGGCATGCAGACGCTTTCCACCGACGACATCTTCAAGGGGAAGAAAGTCGTCTTGTTCGCGCTGCCCGGCGCCTTCACGCCGACCTGCTCGGCCAAGCATCTGCCGGGCTTCATCACCAATGCCGGCGCCATCAAAGGCAAGGGCGTCGACACCATCGCCTGCCTGTCGGTCAACGATGCCTTCGTCATGGACGCCTGGGGCAAGGCGCAGAATGCCGGCGAAAACGTGCTGATGCTGGCCGACGGCAATGCCGACTTTTCCAAGGCGGTCGGCCTCACCATGGACGGGACGGGTTACGGCATGGGCATTCGCGCCAGCCGCTATGCCATGGTGGTCGATGACGGCGTGGTGAAGGCGCTGAATGTCGAAGCGCCCGGCGCCTTCGAAGTCTCCAGTGCCGAATCGATCATGAAGGCGCTCTAAAGCCTTTAATCGCTTGCTCGACGACAGGGCGGTAGCGCAAGCTGCCGCCCTTCTCTTTTGCTCACGGGTTCCATGACGGCCGATTCGCCGCATCTTCAGCTTTCCCCCGCACCGGCGCATGCTGCATTGGAGATCCTGCAGCGCGTCTACGGCCATGAACGTTTCCGTGGACGGCAAAGCGACATCATCGATCACGTGGCCAACGGTGGCGACGCCCTGGTCTTGATGCCAACCGGCGGCGGCAAATCGGTCTGCTACCAGATCCCGGCCATGCTGCGCGATGGCGTCGGCATCGTCGTTTCGCCGCTCATCGCCCTCATGCATGACCAGGTGGCGGCGCTGCAACAGATGGGTGTCGCGGCGGCGGTACTCAATTCCAGCCTGACGCTCGATGAGATGCGCGAGGTCGAGGGGCAGCTGCGCCGTGGCGCCTTGCAGCTGCTCTACGTCGCGCCGGAACGATTGTTGACGCCGCGCTTCCTCGACCTGTTGCACGGTTTGAAGATCGCGCTTTTCGCCATTGACGAGGCGCATTGTGTCTCGCAATGGGGGCATGACTTCCGCCCTGAATACATTCAGCTGTCAGTGCTCCACCAGCAGTTCCCAAATGTGCCGCGCATCGCCCTCACCGCCACCGCCGACCGCGAGACGCGGGAGGAAATCCGCCAGCGCCTCGCGCTCCAAGAGGCGGAAGTCTATCTCACCTCCTTCGATCGGCCGAACATTCGCTACCGCGTCACCGAACGGACCGATGCCAAGCGCCAATTGCTGGCGCTGATCGAGGGCGAACATAAGGGCGAGGCCGGCATCGTCTATTGCCAGTCGCGCAAGAAGGTCGAGGAAACCGCTGTCTGGCTGGCGGCTAAGGGCATCAAAGCGCTGCCCTATCATGCCGGCATGGATGCCGAGAAACGACGCCGCAACCAGGAGCGTTTCCTGCGCGAGGATGGTGTCGTCATGGTGGCCACCATCGCCTTCGGCATGGGCATCGACAAGCCGGACGTGCGCTTTGTGGCGCATCTTGATCTGCCAAGTTCCATCGAAGCCTATTACCAGGAGACCGGCCGCGCCGGGCGCGATGGCGCCCCGGCCGAAGCGTGGCTCGCCTTCGGCCTCGCCGATGTTGTGCTGCTGCGTCGGCGCATCGAGGAATCCGAGCTTTCCGACCAGCGTAAGGTCGTGAGCCGGCGCAAGCTCGATTCCTTGCTCGCTTTCTGCGAAGCGACGACCTGCCGACGCGTGGCCTTGCTAGCCTATCTCGGCGAAACATCACAGCCTTGCGGCAATTGCGATATATGCCTCGAGCCCGGCGACACCTGGGATGCGACCGTGGCGGCACAGAAGCTGCTCTCCGCGTGCTGGCGCACGGGGCAGCGTTTCGGCATCGGCCATCTGATCGATGTGCTGCGCGGCGAGACGACCGAAAAGGTAACGCGCTTTGCCCATGAGCAACTGCCGGTCTTCGGCATCGGCCGCGACGTCGACACGCAGGTGTGGAAGACGCTCGGGCGCCAGTTGGTCTCGCTGGGCTATCTCATTGTCGACACCGAACAGTTCAACACGCTGGCCGTGAGCGAGACGGCGCGACCATTGCTGAAGGGCGAAACCACCTTCATGATGCGCCGCCCGACCGTGAAGATGGGCCGCGGCAATCGCCGCCCGCGCGGGTCGACCGAAGCGACGGTGGCGGCTGCCCTCACCCGTGCCGATGTGCCACCGGATCTGTGGGAGGCATTGCGGGACCGGCGCCGCGACCTTGCCACCGCGCAGAACCTGCCGCCTTATGTCATCTTTCATGATGCGACGCTGTTGGCGATCGCCCAGGCAAAGCCCGCGCGGCTGGAGGATTTTCTCCACATCCCCGGCATCGGCGAACGGAAGATGAAGCGCTACGGCGCCGATTTCCTGGAAGTGCTGGCGGCGTTTCGGTAGCCCCTCTCCCCCACCCTCCCCCACGTTGGGGGGAGGGAGTCCCATCGAGTTCGCAGCGACAGCGACGATAAGCTGGCTCAAATTCCCTCCCCCCACGTGGGGGAGGGTTAGGGAGAGGGGGCGTCAGAACGCGATCTCGGCCGCCTTCTTGACACTGACCGCCTTCGGCCCGGCGTCGAAGCCATCGAGCAACATGTTGTGATGAGCGATGATCTGGTCGTAGGTGAGAGCACCCCTGTCACCCGTCATATGCCCATCGCTGATCAGCGTCACGTCATAGCCCATAGTCACGGCACGCCGCGTCGTGGTGTCGACGCAATACTGCGTCATGCAGCCACCCACCACCAGATGCGTGATGCCGCGCTTTTGCAGTTCGTCCTGCAGACTGGTTTCATAGAATGAATCGCAGGCTGTCTTGTGGACCAGCGCCTCGCCCGGCAACGGCGCAATCTCCGGTCGCAGCTCCCAGCCCGGCAGGCCTTTGGCGAGGCGATGATCGCCCTGGTCATTGTGCTGCACGACGACGACGGGCACGCCTGCTTTACGCGCCTTCTCCTGCAGATCATGGAGGCGGCCCACGACGACATCGAGCGCCCGGTCGAGAACGGGCTGGCGGTCCGGCGCTCCGGCGCCGGCGAGGATCGCCTTCTGCACGTCGATAATCAGCAAGGCGGTCGTCATCGGCAGCTCCTATCTCTCAGCGCGGAATGGCACCACGCGCGAGCGCATCGGCGCGCTCATTTTCGTCATGGCCGGCATGGCCCTTGACCCAGATCCATTCGATTTTATGACCTTTCAGCGCCGCGTCCAGACGCTGCCACAGATCGACATTCTTCACGGGTTTTTTGTCGGCCGTCTTCCAGCCGTTCTTCTTCCAGCCATGGATCCAGGCGGTGATGCCGTTCTTCACATATTGGCTGTCGGTATGGATGCGCACATTGACGGCACTTTTCAGTGCCTCGAGCGCCGCGATGGCCGCCATCAATTCCATGCGGTTGTTGGTCGTGGCCGGCTCGCCGCCCGAAAGTTCCTTCTCGGTCGTACCATAGCGCAGGATGGCCCCCCAGCCGCCCGGGCCGGGATTGCCGCTGCAGGCACCGTCGGTGAAGACATCAACCGTCTTGAGATCGGTCATAGGCCGTAGGCGGCGACGCTTTTCGCCTGCTGATGGAAGCGGAGCTTCTTCAAATATTCGAGCGGATCCTTGGGACTGACGAAGGCGCCCGGGGGGTGATTGAGCCAATCATAGAGGCGTGTCAGCAGGAAGCGCAGGGCGCCGCCGCGCGCCAATACCGGCATCGCCGCCAGCTCGGCCTCCGGCAGAGGCCGCAACTTGGCATAGCTCTCGATCATCAGCTTCGCCTTCGTGACATTGAACTCACCCTTCTGCTCGAAGCACCAGGCATTGAGGCAGATGGCGACGTCGTAGACGAGGAAGTCGGTGCAGGCGAAATAGAAATCGATGAGGCCCGAGAGCCGGTCGCCAAGGAAGAAGACATTGTCGGGGAAGAGATCGGCATGGATGACGCCGACCTCGAG containing:
- a CDS encoding protein-disulfide reductase DsbD domain-containing protein is translated as MVLSALALCTFLQPAMAGDSARTEQTDVRLMSAVTATGDLKNVPLGVSIAMKPGWKTYWRSPGDAGFAPSIDISGSTNVAALGIAYPVPHRFELFGLQTFGYGEEVVFPLTLTVANPGAPVSLHARLRYLVCEQVCIPYEHDLSLDLPAGPAQVSNDAALISRFQALVPDAGARARFALTGLTVAGETLSVTLRSDGLPFAKPDAVVEAPSGLYFDKPKVELLGDGHEARLSLPIQRDPGGPDPASTALTLTVFDGMRALEQKIVPALFAAPAGGVQATQPATNLGPMLLVALLGGLILNVMPCVLPVLLLKLSHVLESAGAARNHLRASFVASAAGIVTAFGVLAGILIAIKAGGATIGWGIQFQQPLFLGALALLCLVLAANTWGWFQIQVPAIAGALGNLTDRAEPRRPLLASFLSGVLATILATPCSAPFVGTAVGFALARGPQEIALIFIALGTGLALPYLAIAAMPGLVAWLPRPGAWMLWLKRALGLSLAATGLWLGFILAQQTGLLAATQRADGIAWTKFDAAAIPGLVAEGKVVFVDVTAEWCLTCKANKEFVLTKAPVAGALGETMPMLADWTRPNPAISAYLAEFGRFGIPMNVVYGPKAPQGILLPELLSSDDVMTALKQAK
- a CDS encoding peroxiredoxin; translation: MTIKIGDKIPAVSLKTMDKDGMQTLSTDDIFKGKKVVLFALPGAFTPTCSAKHLPGFITNAGAIKGKGVDTIACLSVNDAFVMDAWGKAQNAGENVLMLADGNADFSKAVGLTMDGTGYGMGIRASRYAMVVDDGVVKALNVEAPGAFEVSSAESIMKAL
- a CDS encoding cysteine hydrolase family protein, translated to MTTALLIIDVQKAILAGAGAPDRQPVLDRALDVVVGRLHDLQEKARKAGVPVVVVQHNDQGDHRLAKGLPGWELRPEIAPLPGEALVHKTACDSFYETSLQDELQKRGITHLVVGGCMTQYCVDTTTRRAVTMGYDVTLISDGHMTGDRGALTYDQIIAHHNMLLDGFDAGPKAVSVKKAAEIAF
- the rnhA gene encoding ribonuclease HI, yielding MTDLKTVDVFTDGACSGNPGPGGWGAILRYGTTEKELSGGEPATTNNRMELMAAIAALEALKSAVNVRIHTDSQYVKNGITAWIHGWKKNGWKTADKKPVKNVDLWQRLDAALKGHKIEWIWVKGHAGHDENERADALARGAIPR
- the recQ gene encoding DNA helicase RecQ codes for the protein MTADSPHLQLSPAPAHAALEILQRVYGHERFRGRQSDIIDHVANGGDALVLMPTGGGKSVCYQIPAMLRDGVGIVVSPLIALMHDQVAALQQMGVAAAVLNSSLTLDEMREVEGQLRRGALQLLYVAPERLLTPRFLDLLHGLKIALFAIDEAHCVSQWGHDFRPEYIQLSVLHQQFPNVPRIALTATADRETREEIRQRLALQEAEVYLTSFDRPNIRYRVTERTDAKRQLLALIEGEHKGEAGIVYCQSRKKVEETAVWLAAKGIKALPYHAGMDAEKRRRNQERFLREDGVVMVATIAFGMGIDKPDVRFVAHLDLPSSIEAYYQETGRAGRDGAPAEAWLAFGLADVVLLRRRIEESELSDQRKVVSRRKLDSLLAFCEATTCRRVALLAYLGETSQPCGNCDICLEPGDTWDATVAAQKLLSACWRTGQRFGIGHLIDVLRGETTEKVTRFAHEQLPVFGIGRDVDTQVWKTLGRQLVSLGYLIVDTEQFNTLAVSETARPLLKGETTFMMRRPTVKMGRGNRRPRGSTEATVAAALTRADVPPDLWEALRDRRRDLATAQNLPPYVIFHDATLLAIAQAKPARLEDFLHIPGIGERKMKRYGADFLEVLAAFR